The following nucleotide sequence is from Pseudoalteromonas xiamenensis.
CGCAATGTCTTGTGTTGCACAAGAAAGGGCGATGATGAAACAACATAACGCGGCTAAAAACAGTTCGTTTTGGATATCCAATGTCGCCATTTTTAAGGTTGCGCACACAGCGATAAGCTGACATACAAGGATCCAGCTTCGGCGTTGGCCTAGAGCTGCATGTAGGTAGGGGAGCTTGATACGGTCGAGAAGTGGTGACCATAAAAAATTTACTGTGTAAGCCCCAAATACGAGGCCAAATAAACCAATGGTACTGCGGCTTAATCCTTCGTCTTTGAGCCATGCTGACATGACTGAGCCAATCAACACCCAAGGAAATCCGCTTGCGATACCAAACCCAAACACCGTCGCTAACCGTTTGTCTGAAAAAAGCATTTTAAAATAATTTAGCATTAATGACGGTGTCATAGTGAACTCTTCGTTGTTATTGTTGTTCTTCCAACACTTCCATGTTGAAAATAATCACAGGTTCTTTCGGAATAAATGAGTAACCCAGTTTTTTATTGTAATCCGTTTCAACGCGCATAATGGCATCTAACGTGTCGGTGCCTTCCACAGCATAACCAAAAACAGCAAATCCCCAACCTTTACCGGGGTTTAAATGGTCGTTGTCATTCATGTTAAAAAAGAACTGACGCGTAGCCGAATGTGGTTTGCTGTCCTGATACGCCATAGCTATTGTGTACATATCGTTTCGTAAGCCGTTTCCGCTTTCGTTAAAAATTGGCGCTCGTTCAAACATCCCGTCGTAATCTTTGTCATACCCACCACCTTGAATGACGAAGTCTTTCTCGTTGGCATCGTCTCGTTCGACACGGTGGAAAACGGACCCCTTGTAATCGCCATTTGCAACGTAAGTAAGGAAATTGTTCACCGTGATCGGTGCGCGCATTCGATCAAGTTCGACTACAACGGCCCCTTTGCTTGTGTTGATTTTTACATGGGGGAACAAGTTATCTTTTTGGACGAATTTACCGTCAATAGCAGCAAAACAATTGAGGCTGAATAAGCCAATCAGTAAAGCGGCGAACCACGCTTTCATTTTCTACTCCTCTAGGAATGCAATCACTTCTTTGTCACTAATCATACGGGTAATGATCTGAATTATTAAGTTATTGAGTTGATTTTCGACTTTTGATTGTTCATGTAATAGTGGTCCCGTTAGTTCCGCTTTTCCTGAGAAGGTCTTATTGAATTGACGGCGGCCATCGCTAATTTGCAACTCGAATTCTGCAACGGCATTACTGGTGTGCTGCGTTAAAGATTCACTTACTCTGGCGTTAAGTGATTTAATCAGCAGTGTCATTCGGGTATTGGCACTTACAACGACTCGAGCCTTTTGTGCTTCTAGCGCATCAGTTAATGCCCGTTCTACCAACGTGGGTAATTCAGCGTGTGGCAGGTAGATTTGAGGCTCTTGATCAACCACTTTAATCGAAAATTTACTCACTCGGTGGTCAATGACACTCAGTTGAAGTGTTTTTGGAATTGCATGGTAAAACCCACCTTGATATTGAGGTGATAGGACAACTGGACGCAATGCGGAAGAGCATCCACTCAAGCAAAAAATTAGGAAAAATAAACTGGCAACTATCTTCATGATTGACCTCGTTTTTGAGCGCTTAATACGACAAATTTCTTGTTACTTCCGAGTAACTTGCAGTTATCAAATAGGCGATTAAGTTTTTCTTCGTAACCTAAATGACGATTACCAATAATACGCAGTTCTCCACCAACACGAAGCGTCCGTTTCGCTTCTAAAAACATCTGCCACGCAATATGATCCGTGATGGCTTGAGCTTGATGAAAAGGAGGATTGCATAGAATTAAATCCGCAGTTGCTGGCAAAAAGCCAGACAAACAGTCAGTTTGAATAAACTCACACTGCGCCATTTGTTCTGGCAAATTTTCCTGAACGTTCAGTTTGGCAGAGGCAACAGCCATGGCGGACTCATCGACGAAGGACACCTGTGCGTTGGGCATTTTTGACAGCACGGTTAAACCAATTACGCCATTACCACACCCTAAATCTACGATACGAAGTGATTTCTTGCCCTGCGGTAAGTAGTTCATAAAAAACCGAGCACCAATGTCCAGAGAATCTCGTGAAAACACGTTCGCATGGTTAAACACTGTGAACTCTGTATTTTCCAATGGCCACGAGACCAAATGTTCGCGTATGGCTTTACCTTCGCTGAGTGTTTTGGTTGCAGCAAAGATAAGTCGAGATTTTTTACAAGCAAGGCTTGTGGTAGGTTCACTCAGCGATTTGCCAATCAGTTTCAATGTTGACGTGTGAATGTCCTTCGCTTTACCTGCAAGCACAACAGGGACACCCGGTTTGAGGTGGGTGCTGAGTTGTGAAAGTAATGCGGCCAGAAATCCATTATTTTTCGGCAGTTTAATAACGACGAGATCGATTGTATCGGCAAAATGTGCAAGGCTACCAACGAACTCGACCGTTTTGTCTACTAAGTTGTTTGCTGCTAGATTGTATTTTGTTGCTTCATGGCTTACGAAGGAATCTGAGAGGGACGTAATTTTAGGTGCATTCAACGCACACGCTAGCGCACCAAAGCCATCATTAATTATTAACAGATGTTTTGGCGCGTCCGCTAACGTCTCTACATGCTCAACCAATAGCTCATCGGCAGAATCCCAAGCTTGAAGGCTACGGTTCTTTTGGTCCAGAGGAAAGCGGTGTAGAGTATAAGTTACTCCACCTAATAAAGCGTCTGTTAGCATAGTGTTCGTTGTCGCGTTAAAGAGAAGTTGAATCATACCATGTTTGAGTTGTCGCAAAAACCAGACTTGCCAAATGGTTTTCAATACTTAATGCCCGTGATTAGCACGCAAAAGGCGTGGTCACTCTTTGACTTTTTACGGTTGAACATTAATTGGCAACAACCATCGATTCAAGTGTACGGGAAATTTCATCCCATTCCTCGATTACAGTGTTACATCGCTGACTCAGGGCTGAATTATCAATACTCGGCACTGAATTTACTTCCAGACGCTTGGAATGAACCTTTATTCGCGATGCGGCAGCGTTTACAAACAGCGTTTAAACAACCCTTCAACGCAGTATTATTAAATTATTATCGTAATGGCTTAGATTGTATGGGATGGCACAGTGATGATGAGCCGGAATTAGGCGACCATCCGACGATAGTGTCAGTGTCACTTGGTGCGGCTCGCAAATTCGCCATTAAAGACCGTGAAACGGCTTCACAATGGCAATTATATCTAGAGCACGGTAGCGCGTTAGTAATGACCGGAATGAGTCAGCAGCTCTACGTGCACAGCCTACCAAAGCAGCGCAAAGTGGGTGAAGGTCGGATTAATCTCACGTTTAGAAACATAGTGAATAAATAGCAATTCACGAGTCGCCCAAGTATAGTAGCGGGCAAAGAACTAGAGGAATTTCACATGTCTATGCAACAAACTTTATTCGACAAAATCAATGCGGCGATTTCTTGCTCTTTTTTAGACGTCGTAAATGAAAGCCACATGCACAGTCGAGGTGAAGACTCTCATTTTAAAGTCGTTGCAGTCAGTGAAAGCTTTTCGGGTCAACGTTTATTGCAACGCCATCGTACAATTAATGCTATCCTTGCCGATGAACTGGCGAATCATATTCATGCGTTGGCCATACACGCGTATACGCCAGAGGAATTCGCAGAGCGTCAGAATGAAGCACCAGCTTCACCTTCTTGTTTAGGTGGTTCAAAGTTCGATTAGTAGCTGATCAGACCTGATCTTGCACGAACTACCAGTAAACTAGGACAGTTTTTCTAAAAGCAAAAAGACGAAAATAGGACTCAACATGGTTATTCAGCCGAAAATTCGTGGTTTTATTTGTACTAATGCACACCCAGTAGGCTGTGCTGCGCACGTAAATGAACAAATTGCATACGTGAAGTCGCAAGGCAAATTAACTAATGGCCCTAAAAATGTACTCGTAATCGGTGCATCAACTGGTTACGGTCTAGCATCTCGTATTACCGCAGCATTCGGTTACGGTGCTAAGACACTTGGCGTGTTCTTTGAAAAAGAAGGCGTTGAGAAAAAGACGGGAACTGCGGGTTGGTATAACACTGCTGCATTTCAACGTGCGGCAGAAGCAGAAGGCCTATGGTCAAAAAACATCAATGGTGATGCGTTTTCTGACGAGATAAAAGCGAAAGCAATCGAAACAATTAAAGCTGAGATGGGTCAAATCGATTTAGTGGTTTACTCGTTGGCTTCACCACGTCGTACTGATCCAAAAACGGGTGAAACGTATTCTTCTGTATTAAAGCCAATTGGTAAAACAGTTACGACTAAAAATCTAAACACGTCTAAGCGTGCTATCGATGAAGTGACTGTTGAAGCAGCAAATGAAGACGAAATTGCAAATACCATTAAAGTAATGGGTGGCGAAGATTGGGAACTTTGGATTGACGCGATGCATGACGCTGGCGTTTTAGCTGAAGGATTTAAAACCGCAGCGTACACTTACATTGGTAAAGAGTTAACGTGGCCAATCTACGGTCACGCGACGATTGGTAAAGCGAAAGAAGATCTAGATAGAGCAGCAAAAGCGCTTAATGAGAAAACAGCTGCGCTGAAAGGTGAAGCTTACGTAGCATCGTTAAATGCGGTGGTAACTCAAGCGAGTTCAGCGATTCCAATCATGCCTCTGTATATTTCAGCGCTTTTCAAAGTGACCAAAGAAGAAGATATTTACGAAGGTACGATTGAACAGATCCATGGTTTGTTCACGGAAAACCTGTTTGGTGAGACACCTCGTTTTGACGATGGCGGTCATTTATTCCAAAACTACAAAGAGCTTCAAGACGATATTCAAGCGCGTATTCAAACGATTTGGGACGCGACGACGACAGAAACAATCGACGAATTAACGGATTATTTTGGTTACAACAATGAATTCCTTCGTCTATTTGGATTTGGGTTTGAGTCTGTAGACTATGACGCAGATGTTGACCCTGTCGTAGAGATAAACCACATGGTTTAAATCGGAAAGCCGCTTCAAAGCGGCTTTTTTGCGTTTTTAGGGACGAATCGAGAGGGCTTTGTTGATTTTCTCGAATACCTAAATGCAATACCACAATAGTCTAGGTTGCAAAATTGTCGCTTAAACAGAGCCACATAAAAGGCTTTGTTTCGCGTATTAATTTCATATTTCCACTCGCATAGTCGGTATGATTGATGTTAAAATCTGGGAAATATGTAAGAACATTATCGCATCGCTCAAAGAGTGTTGAGATGGGGTTGCTCTTTAAATCCTAACCAATAACTTGAATAAAGCGTCATGCGGTGAACAAAGATTATTCAGTTTCTTTCCATTAATGTAATGCAAGTGCGTATGATCAACATAAAAAAAGGTCTGGATTTACCGATAGAGGGCGCACCTCAACAAGTTATTCATGACGGCCCTGCTGTCAAACGAGTAGCTGTGTTAGGTGAAGAGTTTATTGGTATGCGTCCTACCATGCATATCCGCGTGGATGACCAAGTCAAAAAAGGCCAAGTTCTTTTTGAAGATAAAAAGAACCCAGGCGTCAAGTTCACTGCGCCAGCTTCTGGTGTAGTTAAAGAAATTAACCGTGGTGCGAAGCGCGTACTTCAGTCAGTTGTGATTGAAGTGAGCGGCAATGAGCATATCGCGTTTGATAAATTTGCTGCTTCTGAACTAGCTGGTTTAGATCGCGAAGTTGTTAAACGTGTACTAGTTGATGCAGGTCAGTGGCCAGCATTACGTGCTCGTCCGTTTAGCCGTGTTGCAGCGTTAGATGCAACGCCAAGCTCAATCTTCGTTACGGCAATCGACACTAACCCATTAGCTGCAGATCCTGCGGTGATCATCGCTGAAAACGTGGAAGCGTTTGAAGCGGGTCTCGCTGTCGTGTCTCGCTTAACTGATGGTAAAGTGTTCGTTTGTAAAAAAGCGGGCGCGAAAATCCCAAGTTCTGCTATTTCACAAGTTGAAGTACATGAATTTGCGGGCGTTCACCCAGCTGGTAACGTTGGCACTCACATCCATTTCCTCGATGCAGTTTCTGCAAGCAAGCAAGTTTGGCACTTAGGTTACCAAGACGTAGTAGCGTTTGGTAAGCTTTTCCTAACTGGCGAAGTTTCAGCAGAGCGTGTGATTTCACTCGCTGGTCCTCGAGTTAAGAATCCTCGTTTAGTTCGTACTACTCTCGGTGCGTCGTTAACTGATTTAGTATCAGGTGAGCTAGAAGAAGGTGACAACCGTATCATTTCTGGTTCGGTGTTGGCTGGTAAAACAGCAACAGGCCCTCATGCTTACTTAGGTCGTTACCACGTTCAAGTGTCTGTACTACTTGAAGGTCGTGAAAAAGAACTATTTGGTTGGATTGTACCAGGCAGCGACAAGTTCTCTGTTACTCGTTCGTTCCTGTCTCACCTAGCGCCAAGTCGTCTATTCAAGATGACTACGTCAACAGGTGGTTCTGACCGTGCGATGGTTCCAATCGGTAGCTACGAGCGCGTAATGCCTCTTGATATTCTGCCAACACTCTTATTGCGTGACCTTATTTCACGTGACTTAGATGGCGCAATTGCGTTAGGTGCATTAGAGCTAGATGAAGAAGATTTGGCACTTTGTACTTTCGTATGCCCAGGCAAATACGAGTACGGTTCAATCCTTCGTGATTGCTTGACGACTATCGAGAAGGAAGGTTAAGAAATGGCCTTAAAGAAATATTTAGAAGACATTGAACACCACTTTGAACCGGGCGGTAAGCACGAAAAGTGGTATGCATTGTATGAAGCAGTTGCAACGATTCTGTACACGCCAGGTTATGTAAACAAAGGCGCAACACACGTTCGTGACAACATCGACCTAAAACGTATCATGATTTTTGTATGGTTGGCGACATTCCCAGCTATGTTCTTTGGTATGTTTAATATCGGTCATCAAGCGACTATCGCTCTTGGTAATGGTTTCGAGCTTGCAAATAGCTGGCAAGTAGCCCTTTTCCATATGTTTGGTGGTGACCTCTCAGCGACTTCCGGTTGGGGCGCTAAGATGTTCTATGGCGCGTGTTTCTTCCTACCTATCTACGCAACGACCTTTATCGTTGGTGGTTTTTGGGAAGTGTTATTCGCGTCTATCCGTAAGCACGAAGTGAACGAAGGCTTCTTCGTAACATCTGTACTATTTGCACTTATCCTGCCTGCAACAATTCCATTGTGGCAAGTAGCACTCGGTATCACATTCGGTGTGGTTATTGCGAAAGAAGTATTTGGTGGTACAGGCCGTAACTTCTTAAACCCAGCACTTGCTGGCCGTGCATTCCTGTTCTTCGCATACCCAGCGCAAATTTCTGGTGACACAGTATGGACAGCCGTTGATTCATTCTCGGGCGCAACATACTTAAGCCAAGCTGTTGCAGGTAGCCTTGACTACAGCAACATGGCGCTTTGGTGGAATTCATTCTACGGCTTTATCCAAGGTTCTGTAGGTGAAACGTCAACACTAGCTATCCTAATCGGTGGCTTGTTCTTGATCTACACGCGTATTGCTTCATGGCGCATCGTACTAGGTACTTTCCTTGGTATGGTTGTGACTGCGACGATTCTTAACATGGTAGGTTCAGAAACAAACGCTGCATTCGCAATGCCTTGGCATTGGCACCTAGTATTAGGTGGTTTTGCATTTGGTATGTTCTTCATGGCTACTGACCCTGTATCAGCTTCATTCACGGACAAAGGTAAATGGGCATACGGTGCACTTATTGGCTTCATGGTTGTGATGATCCGCGTTGTAAACCCGGCATACCCAGAAGGCATGATGTTAGCAATTCTATTCGCTAACTTATTTGCGCCGCTATTTGACCACTTCGTAGTGCAGGCTAACGTGAAG
It contains:
- a CDS encoding methyltransferase, with the translated sequence MLTDALLGGVTYTLHRFPLDQKNRSLQAWDSADELLVEHVETLADAPKHLLIINDGFGALACALNAPKITSLSDSFVSHEATKYNLAANNLVDKTVEFVGSLAHFADTIDLVVIKLPKNNGFLAALLSQLSTHLKPGVPVVLAGKAKDIHTSTLKLIGKSLSEPTTSLACKKSRLIFAATKTLSEGKAIREHLVSWPLENTEFTVFNHANVFSRDSLDIGARFFMNYLPQGKKSLRIVDLGCGNGVIGLTVLSKMPNAQVSFVDESAMAVASAKLNVQENLPEQMAQCEFIQTDCLSGFLPATADLILCNPPFHQAQAITDHIAWQMFLEAKRTLRVGGELRIIGNRHLGYEEKLNRLFDNCKLLGSNKKFVVLSAQKRGQS
- a CDS encoding YajG family lipoprotein, coding for MKIVASLFFLIFCLSGCSSALRPVVLSPQYQGGFYHAIPKTLQLSVIDHRVSKFSIKVVDQEPQIYLPHAELPTLVERALTDALEAQKARVVVSANTRMTLLIKSLNARVSESLTQHTSNAVAEFELQISDGRRQFNKTFSGKAELTGPLLHEQSKVENQLNNLIIQIITRMISDKEVIAFLEE
- a CDS encoding Na(+)-translocating NADH-quinone reductase subunit A; its protein translation is MINIKKGLDLPIEGAPQQVIHDGPAVKRVAVLGEEFIGMRPTMHIRVDDQVKKGQVLFEDKKNPGVKFTAPASGVVKEINRGAKRVLQSVVIEVSGNEHIAFDKFAASELAGLDREVVKRVLVDAGQWPALRARPFSRVAALDATPSSIFVTAIDTNPLAADPAVIIAENVEAFEAGLAVVSRLTDGKVFVCKKAGAKIPSSAISQVEVHEFAGVHPAGNVGTHIHFLDAVSASKQVWHLGYQDVVAFGKLFLTGEVSAERVISLAGPRVKNPRLVRTTLGASLTDLVSGELEEGDNRIISGSVLAGKTATGPHAYLGRYHVQVSVLLEGREKELFGWIVPGSDKFSVTRSFLSHLAPSRLFKMTTSTGGSDRAMVPIGSYERVMPLDILPTLLLRDLISRDLDGAIALGALELDEEDLALCTFVCPGKYEYGSILRDCLTTIEKEG
- a CDS encoding alpha-ketoglutarate-dependent dioxygenase AlkB family protein, encoding MFELSQKPDLPNGFQYLMPVISTQKAWSLFDFLRLNINWQQPSIQVYGKFHPIPRLQCYIADSGLNYQYSALNLLPDAWNEPLFAMRQRLQTAFKQPFNAVLLNYYRNGLDCMGWHSDDEPELGDHPTIVSVSLGAARKFAIKDRETASQWQLYLEHGSALVMTGMSQQLYVHSLPKQRKVGEGRINLTFRNIVNK
- a CDS encoding BolA family protein, producing MSMQQTLFDKINAAISCSFLDVVNESHMHSRGEDSHFKVVAVSESFSGQRLLQRHRTINAILADELANHIHALAIHAYTPEEFAERQNEAPASPSCLGGSKFD
- a CDS encoding peptidylprolyl isomerase, which gives rise to MKAWFAALLIGLFSLNCFAAIDGKFVQKDNLFPHVKINTSKGAVVVELDRMRAPITVNNFLTYVANGDYKGSVFHRVERDDANEKDFVIQGGGYDKDYDGMFERAPIFNESGNGLRNDMYTIAMAYQDSKPHSATRQFFFNMNDNDHLNPGKGWGFAVFGYAVEGTDTLDAIMRVETDYNKKLGYSFIPKEPVIIFNMEVLEEQQ
- the fabV gene encoding enoyl-ACP reductase FabV is translated as MVIQPKIRGFICTNAHPVGCAAHVNEQIAYVKSQGKLTNGPKNVLVIGASTGYGLASRITAAFGYGAKTLGVFFEKEGVEKKTGTAGWYNTAAFQRAAEAEGLWSKNINGDAFSDEIKAKAIETIKAEMGQIDLVVYSLASPRRTDPKTGETYSSVLKPIGKTVTTKNLNTSKRAIDEVTVEAANEDEIANTIKVMGGEDWELWIDAMHDAGVLAEGFKTAAYTYIGKELTWPIYGHATIGKAKEDLDRAAKALNEKTAALKGEAYVASLNAVVTQASSAIPIMPLYISALFKVTKEEDIYEGTIEQIHGLFTENLFGETPRFDDGGHLFQNYKELQDDIQARIQTIWDATTTETIDELTDYFGYNNEFLRLFGFGFESVDYDADVDPVVEINHMV
- a CDS encoding NADH:ubiquinone reductase (Na(+)-transporting) subunit B translates to MALKKYLEDIEHHFEPGGKHEKWYALYEAVATILYTPGYVNKGATHVRDNIDLKRIMIFVWLATFPAMFFGMFNIGHQATIALGNGFELANSWQVALFHMFGGDLSATSGWGAKMFYGACFFLPIYATTFIVGGFWEVLFASIRKHEVNEGFFVTSVLFALILPATIPLWQVALGITFGVVIAKEVFGGTGRNFLNPALAGRAFLFFAYPAQISGDTVWTAVDSFSGATYLSQAVAGSLDYSNMALWWNSFYGFIQGSVGETSTLAILIGGLFLIYTRIASWRIVLGTFLGMVVTATILNMVGSETNAAFAMPWHWHLVLGGFAFGMFFMATDPVSASFTDKGKWAYGALIGFMVVMIRVVNPAYPEGMMLAILFANLFAPLFDHFVVQANVKRRLARG